One genomic segment of Rubeoparvulum massiliense includes these proteins:
- a CDS encoding molecular chaperone HscC translates to MTMIGIDLGTTHSLVAAWTEHGPTIIPNALGSHLTPSVVSVDEQGQILIGEVAKERLITHPHLTASVFKRYMGTAKTFQLGNYQFLPEELSSLVIRSLKQDAEAYLGEEVTEAVISVPAYFNDIQRKATQRAGELAGLKVERLLNEPTAAAIAYGLHEQKPETQFLIFDMGGGTFDVSILELFDQVMEVKSVAGDNFLGGEDFTDLLLTEFLQYHQIELESLDTKTLSALRKQAERCKHQLGEERSGTMSYLLNGRSLEWTVDRNRFEVLAKPLLNRLLKPMERALKDASLSAKDLDAVVLVGGATRMPLIYSFVGKMFGRLPSHHLNPDEVVALGTAIQAAMKERHAAIQDVVLTDVCPYTLGTKVAVETDSGEYESGHFLPIIERNTIIPVSKVERLYTIRDNQTELRVEVYQGESRLTKNNIFLGKLEIPIPAAPAGEQAIDVRYTYDINSILEVEVIAVETGIKKQLIIQEKPGQMSKEEIEERFRQLENLKIHPRDRLENRLLLARGDRLYEESLAELRMVIASALQRFEQALRSQDDQLIKHEAKRLKAFLDQVER, encoded by the coding sequence TTGATTACCCATCCTCATTTAACAGCATCTGTGTTTAAACGCTATATGGGCACAGCCAAAACCTTTCAGCTAGGGAACTATCAATTTTTACCGGAAGAGTTATCCAGCCTCGTAATTCGCTCCTTAAAGCAGGATGCTGAGGCTTATTTAGGTGAAGAAGTGACGGAGGCAGTGATCAGCGTCCCTGCTTACTTTAATGATATTCAACGTAAGGCAACACAACGTGCTGGCGAATTGGCAGGATTAAAAGTGGAGCGACTACTCAATGAACCTACTGCTGCAGCTATCGCCTATGGATTACATGAGCAAAAACCAGAAACCCAATTCCTCATTTTTGATATGGGAGGGGGAACCTTTGATGTCTCCATCCTTGAGCTCTTCGACCAAGTGATGGAGGTAAAATCTGTTGCTGGTGATAATTTTCTCGGTGGTGAGGATTTTACCGATCTATTATTGACAGAATTCCTCCAGTATCATCAAATTGAACTGGAATCCCTAGATACGAAGACATTAAGCGCTCTTCGTAAGCAGGCTGAACGATGCAAGCACCAGCTTGGCGAGGAACGCTCCGGTACCATGAGCTATCTATTAAATGGACGCTCCCTTGAGTGGACCGTGGATCGTAATCGTTTCGAAGTGTTAGCGAAGCCTCTCCTAAATCGGCTCTTAAAACCGATGGAACGAGCACTAAAGGATGCTTCCTTAAGCGCTAAAGATCTGGATGCGGTTGTCCTGGTTGGTGGAGCCACCCGTATGCCCTTGATCTATTCCTTTGTTGGAAAGATGTTCGGTCGTCTTCCATCTCATCATCTCAATCCCGATGAAGTAGTAGCACTAGGTACAGCGATTCAAGCTGCTATGAAGGAGCGGCATGCAGCCATTCAAGATGTGGTACTTACCGATGTATGTCCCTACACGTTGGGGACAAAGGTTGCTGTTGAGACAGATTCAGGGGAGTATGAATCTGGCCATTTCCTACCTATTATTGAGCGGAATACCATCATTCCTGTAAGTAAGGTAGAGCGACTCTATACCATTCGTGACAATCAGACGGAACTAAGAGTGGAAGTCTATCAAGGCGAGAGTCGCTTAACCAAGAATAATATTTTCTTAGGAAAGTTAGAGATTCCTATTCCTGCTGCACCAGCAGGTGAACAAGCCATCGACGTACGTTATACATATGATATTAATAGCATCCTAGAGGTAGAAGTCATAGCAGTAGAAACAGGGATCAAAAAGCAGCTGATCATTCAAGAGAAGCCAGGTCAAATGTCGAAGGAGGAGATCGAGGAACGATTTCGGCAGTTAGAGAATCTGAAGATTCATCCTCGTGATCGCCTAGAAAATCGCTTGCTCCTTGCCCGTGGTGATCGACTATATGAAGAGTCCCTTGCTGAATTGCGTATGGTCATCGCCTCTGCCCTTCAACGCTTCGAGCAGGCCTTACGAAGTCAAGATGATCAGCTGATCAAACATGAAGCAAAGCGTTTAAAAGCGTTCTTAGATCAAGTAGAAAGGTGA
- a CDS encoding tetratricopeptide repeat protein: MTSWEVLGIEPTDDVKQIKSAYARKLKIYHPEEDPEGFQHLRLAYEEALESAKNEQESQEIVFFQEEPVAKESIEYDEAEEGLEEGGASPFIATTVTQDDTSTAGELANQFMDQVAAIYEDFFARIQLEHWKQLLEREEYWNLDVKQIINERILDFFMGHFHMPQAVWRVLNEHFYWTEQQEDLYAQYPESFVRYLIRQIEQPGLLRYDCFNPDIEMDYDAYLEHREEAYYALIRNDLDSAGEALSAASQIYTADPDLLRLIGQYYLRFDDTYEAFKAFDRLVEAFPEEIDGYKHRGRLFLKMGETKKALLDFNHVLNVVHTDPDAKAGIAQCYFASGQFEEAKALYSENTVIFPYALEPHVRLLEINQILVEKLQKQLELSPKEYSLYYPLAQLYFEMGQYEECSETLDDLDLEMNLTSEMHFLWGQALIKQNQVNKGIKRFDQALELARKEGKDRVPILFQRGLVMLEIKEDYEAAIHDLSEAEKLNPQNAEVLHHLAEAYRYHGEHEKGIQYSDRAIAIDSSRWIYYSTRGLCHYALKNYAEARDDHAVVVENDYQFTDAWIRKGNCHLSLGEFEEAIECFQTVMGWSDVSITHFNISLAQFKMNNITGALESIQHYISLEPEDADGHLVLGDIYRVMGDMEKACVEYCHGSDLNPQDDIIALAAAQSLYTEKKHERILIYLERIPLSNPNFLWVLLTRVWVHLERREWLQALKLLNLYVKHAPIDEDDPYASIYGGVITYYMGKPKLALETLTPVYEAGIRGDACSVLSMIYFDMGQMDLALRYAREALNSNPEHPDYLTRYEGILTYQGQKPKRFTLFQQNKQSSRKRWPMTVSIDQHRGLDLPKFHFLQGVGEEDE, encoded by the coding sequence ATGACCAGTTGGGAAGTACTTGGAATCGAGCCAACAGATGACGTCAAGCAAATCAAAAGTGCCTATGCAAGGAAGCTTAAAATCTATCATCCAGAGGAAGACCCGGAGGGGTTTCAGCATCTGCGTCTTGCCTACGAAGAAGCGCTAGAATCTGCAAAGAATGAGCAAGAATCACAAGAGATCGTATTCTTCCAAGAAGAGCCTGTTGCTAAAGAGAGCATTGAATATGATGAAGCAGAAGAAGGGCTTGAAGAGGGGGGTGCCTCCCCATTCATCGCTACCACTGTTACACAAGATGATACGTCCACTGCTGGTGAGCTAGCCAACCAATTTATGGACCAGGTTGCAGCCATCTATGAGGACTTCTTTGCCCGTATTCAGCTTGAGCATTGGAAGCAGTTACTAGAGCGGGAGGAATATTGGAACCTCGATGTTAAACAGATCATTAATGAACGTATCCTTGACTTTTTCATGGGACATTTTCATATGCCACAGGCAGTCTGGCGCGTGCTCAATGAGCATTTTTATTGGACGGAGCAGCAGGAGGATCTCTATGCTCAATATCCCGAAAGCTTTGTGCGCTATCTAATCCGCCAAATTGAACAGCCTGGTCTGTTACGCTACGATTGCTTTAATCCTGATATAGAGATGGATTATGACGCGTATCTTGAGCACCGAGAAGAGGCCTATTATGCTTTAATCCGTAATGATTTAGATTCTGCAGGTGAGGCATTATCTGCTGCCTCCCAAATCTACACGGCGGATCCTGATCTACTCCGTTTAATCGGTCAATATTATCTACGATTCGATGATACATACGAAGCTTTTAAAGCCTTCGATCGCCTTGTTGAAGCCTTTCCAGAGGAGATTGATGGTTATAAGCATCGTGGTCGCCTCTTTTTGAAGATGGGAGAGACCAAGAAGGCGCTCCTTGATTTTAACCATGTACTAAATGTTGTTCATACAGATCCCGATGCAAAAGCAGGGATCGCTCAATGCTATTTCGCCTCAGGTCAGTTCGAGGAAGCAAAGGCTCTTTACAGTGAGAATACTGTCATTTTCCCCTATGCTCTTGAGCCACATGTTCGTTTGTTAGAAATCAATCAAATCTTGGTGGAGAAATTACAGAAGCAGCTTGAACTATCACCGAAGGAGTATTCACTTTACTATCCCTTGGCTCAACTCTATTTTGAGATGGGCCAATATGAAGAATGTTCCGAAACCCTCGATGATCTAGACTTGGAGATGAATCTTACCTCAGAGATGCACTTCCTATGGGGTCAGGCCTTGATTAAACAAAATCAAGTAAATAAAGGGATCAAACGCTTTGATCAAGCTTTGGAGTTGGCAAGGAAAGAAGGGAAAGACCGTGTCCCTATCCTATTCCAACGAGGGCTTGTTATGCTAGAGATCAAGGAAGATTATGAAGCTGCCATTCATGATCTATCCGAGGCTGAGAAGCTCAATCCTCAGAATGCTGAAGTTTTGCATCATCTTGCCGAGGCATATCGCTACCATGGAGAGCATGAGAAGGGTATTCAATATTCTGATCGAGCCATTGCCATTGATTCCTCCCGTTGGATCTACTATTCAACAAGAGGGCTCTGCCACTATGCCTTAAAAAACTATGCCGAGGCACGTGATGACCATGCTGTAGTGGTAGAAAACGATTACCAGTTCACTGATGCATGGATCCGGAAGGGGAATTGCCATCTCAGTTTGGGGGAATTTGAAGAAGCCATTGAATGCTTCCAAACCGTGATGGGGTGGAGTGATGTTAGCATCACCCATTTCAATATTTCCCTAGCCCAGTTCAAAATGAATAATATCACTGGGGCATTGGAATCCATTCAGCACTATATCTCCCTGGAGCCAGAAGATGCAGATGGCCATCTAGTTCTTGGGGATATCTACCGTGTCATGGGAGATATGGAGAAAGCATGTGTAGAATATTGTCACGGATCTGACTTAAACCCACAAGATGATATCATAGCCCTCGCTGCTGCTCAATCCCTCTATACGGAGAAAAAACATGAACGAATCCTGATCTATCTAGAGCGTATACCCTTATCCAATCCGAACTTTCTATGGGTTCTGCTCACCAGAGTATGGGTTCATCTGGAACGACGAGAGTGGCTCCAAGCTTTGAAGCTTTTAAATCTGTATGTGAAGCACGCACCTATCGATGAGGATGATCCCTATGCTTCGATATATGGTGGGGTGATCACATATTACATGGGTAAGCCCAAGTTAGCATTAGAGACATTGACTCCTGTCTATGAAGCTGGTATACGTGGGGACGCTTGTAGTGTATTGAGCATGATCTATTTTGATATGGGACAGATGGATCTGGCATTGCGTTATGCCCGAGAAGCCCTCAATTCTAATCCCGAACATCCCGACTATCTCACACGGTATGAAGGCATCTTAACGTACCAAGGGCAGAAACCTAAGCGCTTTACTCTCTTTCAACAGAACAAGCAATCTTCAAGAAAACGCTGGCCCATGACTGTTTCCATTGATCAACATCGTGGCCTGGATCTACCTAAGTTTCACTTCTTACAAGGGGTAGGTGAAGAAGATGAGTAA
- a CDS encoding DUF1266 domain-containing protein gives MSKNRMDELIQGQLYSIALAAPLLELNDLTPETAYTWEPTDENVKRCKHMLKSGWSIEDTATLKERLEWLLKEGHSSSFMEIRSFLSTLSEAGQAAYIEALPKNTSQHIEYEIVRAYNNRIPYAGIAAWDFGRYSYLCQAGMLAGYLSEGEGWDLMKKVAILAQKCYSSWVDYGLAYFVGRLFWLEELHTDHTNRHYTMIQSLLINPHSLWRRLDWNLVLE, from the coding sequence ATGAGTAAAAATCGAATGGATGAGTTAATACAAGGACAATTGTATTCCATCGCCTTAGCTGCACCTTTATTGGAGCTGAACGACCTTACACCAGAAACAGCCTATACGTGGGAACCAACGGATGAGAATGTGAAGCGATGCAAGCATATGCTAAAGTCAGGTTGGAGCATTGAAGATACAGCTACGCTCAAGGAAAGATTGGAATGGCTCTTGAAGGAGGGTCACAGTAGCTCTTTCATGGAGATTCGTTCCTTCCTCTCCACTTTGTCTGAAGCGGGGCAAGCGGCTTATATCGAGGCACTTCCGAAGAATACATCGCAACATATTGAATATGAAATCGTTCGAGCATACAATAATAGAATACCCTATGCTGGGATTGCCGCCTGGGATTTTGGACGATACTCCTACCTGTGTCAAGCAGGGATGCTGGCAGGTTATCTCTCAGAGGGTGAAGGCTGGGACCTCATGAAGAAAGTAGCCATTCTTGCGCAAAAATGTTATTCTAGTTGGGTTGACTATGGACTCGCCTATTTTGTTGGCCGTTTATTTTGGCTAGAAGAGCTCCATACCGACCACACCAATCGTCATTACACCATGATCCAAAGCTTATTAATCAATCCCCATAGCTTATGGAGAAGATTAGATTGGAATTTGGTGTTAGAATAA